In Prunus dulcis chromosome 2, ALMONDv2, whole genome shotgun sequence, a single genomic region encodes these proteins:
- the LOC117617822 gene encoding elongation factor 1-alpha-like: MGKEKIHINIVVIGHVDSGKSTTTGHLIYKLGGIDKRVIERFEKEAAEMNKRSFKYAWVLDKLKAERERGITIDIALWKFETNKYYCTVIDAPGHRDFIKNMITGTSQADCAVLIIDSTTGGFEAGISKDGQTREHALLAFTLGVKQMICCCNKMDATTPKYSKARYDEIIKEVSSYLKKVGYNPDKIPFVPISGFEGDNMIERSSNLDWYKGPTLLEALDLINEPKRPTDKPLRLPLQDVYKIGGIGTVPVGRVETGIIKPGMVVTFGPSGLTTEVKSVEMHHEALPEALPGDNVGFNVKNVAVKDLKRGFVASNSKEDPAREAANFTSQVIIMNHPGQIGNGYAPVLDCHTSHIAVKFNEILTKIDRRSGKELEKEPKFLKNGDAGFVKMIPTKPMVVETFSEYPPLGRFAVRDMRQTVAVGVIKSVEKKDPSGAKVTKSAAKKK; the protein is encoded by the exons atgggaaaagaaaagattcaCATTAACATTGTGGTCATTGGCCATGTCGACTCCGGGAAGTCTACCACCACTGGCCATTTGATCTACAAGCTTGGAGGTATTGACAAGCGTGTGATTGAGAGGTTCGAGAAGGAGGCAGCTGAGATGAACAAGCGATCATTCAAGTATGCCTGGGTGCTTGACAAGCTCAAGGCCGAGCGTGAGCGTGGTATTACCATTGATATTGCCCTCTGGAAGTTTGAAACTAACAAGTACTACTGCACTGTCATTGATGCTCCCGGACATCGTGACTTCATTAAGAACATGATTACTGGAACTTCCCAGGCTGACTGTGCTGTCCTCATTATTGACTCCACCACTGGAGGTTTTGAAGCTGGTATTTCCAAGGACGGTCAGACTCGTGAGCATGCTCTCCTAGCTTTCACCCTTGGTGTTAAGCAAATGATTTGCTGCTGCAACAAG ATGGATGCTACCACTCCAAAGTACTCGAAGGCAAGGTACGATGAAATTATTAAGGAAGTCTCATCCTATCTGAAGAAGGTTGGCTACAACCCAGACAAGATCCCCTTTGTTCCCATCTCTGGGTTTGAGGGTGACAACATGATTGAGAGGTCTAGCAACCTTGACTGGTACAAGGGTCCTACCCTTCTTGAGGCCCTTGACTTGATTAATGAGCCCAAGAGGCCCACAGACAAGCCCCTCCGCCTCCCACTTCAGGATGTCTACAAGATTGGTGGCATTGGTACCGTCCCTGTCGGACGTGTTGAAACTGGTATCATCAAGCCTGGTATGGTTGTGACCTTTGGCCCTTCTGGGCTGACAACTGAAGTTAAGTCTGTGGAGATGCACCACGAAGCTCTTCCGGAGGCTCTTCCAGGAGACAATGTTGGCTTCAACGTGAAGAACGTCGCAGTCAAGGATCTCAAGCGTGGTTTCGTTGCCTCGAATTCGAAGGAGGATCCAGCCAGGGAGGCAGCCAACTTCACTTCCCAAGTAATCATCATGAACCACCCCGGCCAGATTGGAAATGGCTATGCCCCTGTGCTGGATTGCCACACCTCCCACATTGCAGTCAAGTTCAATGAGATTCTAACCAAGATTGACAGACGATCCGGCAAGGAGCTTGAGAAGGAGCCCAAGTTTTTGAAGAATGGTGATGCTGGATTTGTTAAGATGATTCCTACCAAGCCAATGGTGGTGGAGACCTTCTCCGAGTATCCCCCACTTGGTCGTTTCGCTGTCCGGGACATGCGACAGACTGTTGCTGTGGGAGTGATCAAGAGTGTGGAGAAGAAGGATCCAAGTGGAGCAAAGGTGACCAAATCTGCAGCAAAGAAGAAGTGA